CTCGGGATCGAGCGCCGCCCGTGCGGCGCATCGCGGATGAATCCGCTCCTACAGGTTTGTCTCGGGTAGGAGCGGATTCATCCGCGATGCGTCGCGTTGGCGGCGCTCGATCTTGAATGCGCTGCGACACTCACGTCGCACACCCAGAAAGGGTAGCGGCCACGTGCTCAAGGACGACCTGGCAGCAACGCGATCATTCGGTCGAAGGCCGCAATCGAATAACGTCCAACTGGGCTTTCCAGGGCAGGCAATTGCCTAGGGAAGTCGAAATGGACACGCCCGGGCAACACCTTGTCCAGGGTCGAATACCAGTCCATCAGCGCCGGTTGCAGGCGCACATGCAGCTCGAAGCCGCTACGTCGGCGGGTGCTGTCCGCCTGGGCACGTTCCCGCGCCAGTCGAGGGTCGATACGGCCGACAAGGTAACAGTCGGCGAAGCCGATGCGCCCTTGCGCGATCGTCTCCCGGGTGGCGGCAAGCTCCAGGCGCCAGTCACGCTCGCTTGCCTCGCCGATCTGCCACAGGCTCCAGATGTAGTGCAATTTGAGCGGGTCGCTGTCGCACACGGCCCATGTCGCGGTACTTTCCATCGCCAGCGCCGCCTGCCAGCGATCCACGTTGCGCTCCGCCCAGAAGGCCGCCGCGCCGGCCGGGTCCGTCGAGCGCTCCGGCACGTTGGCGAAACGCCCATGTTCAGCAACGACCTGTTGCCCACCATGCTGCGTGCACCAGGTGGTCTTGCCACAGGCGCTGATCCCTTCGACCACCAGAATCATGCTTCGACTGCTCCGTTGCTTGCCTCATCCATGTGGACAGGGGCGCATGACGCCCCTGCCCGAGGACATTCGAAAGGCGCGCACTTTACAGCCAGTAGGTCACCGCCCACCAGCCCAGGCCACCCATGACCACCGTGTAGGGCAGGGCCATCCACACCATGCGCCCGTACGACAGGCGAATCAGCGGCGCGATTGCCGAGGTGAGCAGGAACAGGAACGCGGCCTGGCCGTTGGGAGTAGCCACGCTGGGCAGGTTGGTGCCGGTGTTGATCGCCACCGCCAGGGTCTCGAAGTGCTCGCGGCTCATCGCGCCGTTGAGGAAGGCCTGCTTGACCTCGGTGATGTAAATGGTGGCGACGAACACGTTGTCGCTGATCGCCGACAGCAGGCCGTTGGCCAGGTACAGCATGCCCGGCTGCTGCTCGCTGGGCAGGGCCAGCACCCAGGCGATCAGCGGGCTGAACAGCTGCTGCTGGTGGATCACCGCGACCACGGCGAAGAACACCACCAGCAGCGCGGTGAACGGCATGGCGTCCTGGAACGCACGGCCCAGGCGATGCTCGTCGGTGATGCCGGTGAACGCGGTGATCAGCACGATCACCAGCAGGCCGATCAACCCCACCTCGGCAATGTGCAGGCCCAGGCAGACGATCAGGATCAGCGCGGCCAGGCCTTGGACCACCAGGGCGATACGTTGCCCCTGGGTGCGCGCGGCGTCGTCTTCGGCGGCATAGGCGGCCAGTACCTGGCGCACGCGCTCGGGCATCAGCGTGCCGTAGCCGAACAGCCGCAGTTTCTCCAGCAGCACGCAGGTCACCAGGCCTGCTGCCAGCACCGGCATGGAGACCGGCGCGACCTTGCTGAAGAAGTCAGCGAAGTGCCAGCCCATCTCATGGCCGATCAGCAGGTTCTGCGGCTCGCCCACCAACGTGCACACGCCGCCCAGGGCGGTGCCCACCGCGCCATGCATCAGCAGGCTGCGCAGGAAGGCGCGGAACTGGTCGAGATCTTCGCGGTGCAGTTGCTCGACCTGGTGGTCGCTGTCCAGCGCCGACTCCTCGCGCGGATTGGTGCCGGAGGCGACCCGGTGGTAGACGGCGTAGAACCCCACCGCCGCGCTGATGATCACCGCAGTCACGGTGAGGGCGTCGAGGAACGCCGAAAGGAACGCCGACAGCACGCAGAACAGCAGGCTGAGCACAGCCTTGGAGCGCACCCCCAGCAGGATCCGCGAGAACAGGAACAACAGCAGCTCCTTCATGAAGTGGATGCCGGCGACCATGAACATCAGCAGCAGGATCACCGGGAAGTTGTGCTGCAGCTCCTCATACAGCGCCTCGGGCGTGGTCATGCGCAGCAGCAGCGCCTCGACCAGCAGCAGCCCGCCGGGCATCAGCGGGTAGCACTTGAGCGCCATCCCCAAGGTGAAGATGAACTGGATCACCAACACCCAGCCGGTGGCCACCGGGCCGAGCGTCGCCAGCAGTACTGGGTTGAGGATCAGGAACAGGGCGATGACGGCCTTGTACCAACGCGGCGACTGGCCCAGGAAACTGTGGGCGAGGGCGCCGGTCAGGGAACGGGACATGAATTTGTATCCTTTTGATTCAGCAGTCGCGCACGGTGCCCCATCAAGCCGCGCGGCGCAAGGCATCCAGTCCAGCTTTTGGCACATGCGCGGCCTTGCCGCTGCGCTAAGATCCTGCACTGTGAACCCTTTCCCCACAGGAGTGCCGTCCGTGACCGACTACACCGCGTTCAAGGTCGAACTGACCGACAACATCGCCCACGTGCAAATCAACCGCCCGGAAAAGATCAACGCGATGAATGCCGCGTTCTGGGAGGAGATCGTCGACATCTTCCAGTGGATCGACGACACCGACGCGGTGCGCGCGGTGGTCATCAGCGGCGCGGGCAAGCATTTTTCCTCGGGCATCGACCTGATGATGCTGGCCTCGCTGGCCGGCCAGATGGGCAAGGACGTCGGCCGCAACGCCCGCCTGCTGCGCCGCACCATCCTGCGCCTGCAAAGCTCGTTCAACGCGGTGGACAATTGCCGCAAGCCGGTGCTGGCGGCGATCCAGGGCTATTGCATCGGTGGCGCCATCGACCTGGTCTCGGCCTGCGACATGCGTTACTGCGCCAGCGACGCGCAGTTCTCGAT
This genomic stretch from Pseudomonas entomophila harbors:
- the nhaB gene encoding sodium/proton antiporter NhaB encodes the protein MSRSLTGALAHSFLGQSPRWYKAVIALFLILNPVLLATLGPVATGWVLVIQFIFTLGMALKCYPLMPGGLLLVEALLLRMTTPEALYEELQHNFPVILLLMFMVAGIHFMKELLLFLFSRILLGVRSKAVLSLLFCVLSAFLSAFLDALTVTAVIISAAVGFYAVYHRVASGTNPREESALDSDHQVEQLHREDLDQFRAFLRSLLMHGAVGTALGGVCTLVGEPQNLLIGHEMGWHFADFFSKVAPVSMPVLAAGLVTCVLLEKLRLFGYGTLMPERVRQVLAAYAAEDDAARTQGQRIALVVQGLAALILIVCLGLHIAEVGLIGLLVIVLITAFTGITDEHRLGRAFQDAMPFTALLVVFFAVVAVIHQQQLFSPLIAWVLALPSEQQPGMLYLANGLLSAISDNVFVATIYITEVKQAFLNGAMSREHFETLAVAINTGTNLPSVATPNGQAAFLFLLTSAIAPLIRLSYGRMVWMALPYTVVMGGLGWWAVTYWL
- a CDS encoding crotonase/enoyl-CoA hydratase family protein; the protein is MTDYTAFKVELTDNIAHVQINRPEKINAMNAAFWEEIVDIFQWIDDTDAVRAVVISGAGKHFSSGIDLMMLASLAGQMGKDVGRNARLLRRTILRLQSSFNAVDNCRKPVLAAIQGYCIGGAIDLVSACDMRYCASDAQFSIKEIDMGMAADVGTLQRLPRIIGDGILRELAYTGRTVDAEEALRIGLVNRVYDDQAALLDGVFAIAREIAAKSPVAVAGTKEMLSYMRDHRIDDGLEYIATWNAAMLQSEDLRVAVAAHMSKQQPTFAD